One stretch of Pseudoxanthomonas sp. Root65 DNA includes these proteins:
- a CDS encoding NADP-dependent isocitrate dehydrogenase: protein MSDTPRIIYTLTDEAPFLATQSLLPIVEAFTAPAGIAVETRDISLAGRLLSQFPEYLSDAQKISDDLAELGQLATQPEANIIKLPNISASVPQLKGAIKELQSQGYPLPDYPDEPKDDKEKDAKARYDKVKGSAVNPVLREGNSDRRAPLSVKNFARKHPHRMGAWSADSKSHVAHMTAGDFFGSEQSATLAADGALKIELVATDGTVTVLKDKVKVKAGEIVDAASMSRKALATFVAAEIADAKAKGVLFSLHLKATMMKVSDPIMFGVVVNEFYKAALAKHAAVLDQIGFDANNGIGDLYARLGTLPADQQEAIRADLQAVYADSAALAMVNSDKGITNLHVPSDVIVDASMPAMIRDSGKMWNADGKLQDTKAVIPDRCYAGIYQAVIDDCRAHGAFDPATMGSVPNVGLMAQKAEEYGSHDKTFQIPADGRVRVTDDAGKVVFDMKVDAGDIWRMCQTKDAPIQDWVKLAVGRARLSKTPAIFWLDKDRAHDAQVIAKVEQYLKDYTIDTLDIRILPPVEAMKVSLERTRKGEDTISVTGNVLRDYLTDLFPIMELGTSAKMLSIVPLMAGGGLFETGAGGSAPKHVQQFVEEDYLRWDSLGEFLALAASLEHLGQRYLNTPAKVLANALDVANGRILDENRSPARKVGELDNRGSHFYLALYWAQALAAQDENAELKATFAPLAQALADNEATILAELNGAQGKAIDIGGYYHPDLAKTAAAMRPSETFNDALATLSA from the coding sequence ATGTCGGATACGCCCCGCATCATCTACACCCTCACCGATGAAGCCCCGTTCCTCGCCACCCAGTCGCTGCTGCCGATCGTCGAGGCGTTCACCGCCCCCGCCGGCATCGCCGTGGAGACCCGCGACATCTCGCTGGCCGGCCGCCTGCTGTCGCAGTTCCCCGAATACCTGAGCGACGCGCAGAAGATCAGCGACGACTTGGCCGAGCTGGGCCAGCTGGCCACGCAGCCGGAAGCCAACATCATCAAGCTGCCCAACATCAGCGCCTCGGTGCCGCAGCTGAAGGGCGCGATCAAGGAACTGCAGTCGCAGGGCTATCCGCTGCCGGACTATCCCGACGAGCCGAAGGACGACAAGGAAAAGGACGCCAAGGCGCGCTACGACAAGGTCAAGGGCAGCGCGGTGAACCCCGTGCTGCGCGAGGGCAACTCGGACCGCCGCGCGCCGCTGTCGGTGAAGAACTTCGCCCGCAAGCACCCGCACCGCATGGGCGCGTGGAGCGCCGATTCGAAGTCGCACGTCGCGCACATGACGGCCGGCGACTTCTTCGGCAGCGAGCAGTCCGCCACGCTGGCCGCCGATGGCGCGCTGAAGATCGAACTGGTCGCCACCGACGGCACGGTGACCGTGCTGAAGGACAAGGTGAAGGTGAAGGCCGGCGAGATCGTCGATGCCGCGTCGATGAGCCGCAAGGCGCTGGCCACGTTCGTCGCCGCCGAGATCGCCGATGCCAAGGCCAAGGGCGTGCTGTTCTCGCTGCACCTCAAGGCCACGATGATGAAGGTCTCCGACCCCATCATGTTCGGCGTGGTGGTCAACGAGTTCTACAAGGCCGCGCTGGCCAAGCATGCCGCGGTGCTGGATCAGATCGGCTTCGACGCCAACAACGGCATCGGCGACCTGTACGCGCGCCTGGGTACGCTGCCCGCCGACCAGCAGGAGGCGATCAGGGCCGACCTGCAGGCCGTCTATGCCGACAGCGCCGCGCTGGCGATGGTGAACTCCGACAAGGGGATCACCAACCTGCACGTGCCCAGCGACGTGATCGTCGACGCCTCGATGCCGGCGATGATCCGCGACTCCGGCAAGATGTGGAACGCCGACGGCAAGCTGCAGGACACCAAGGCGGTGATCCCGGACCGCTGCTACGCCGGCATCTACCAGGCCGTCATCGACGACTGCCGTGCCCACGGCGCGTTCGACCCCGCCACGATGGGCAGCGTGCCCAACGTCGGCCTGATGGCGCAGAAGGCCGAGGAATACGGCAGCCACGACAAGACGTTCCAGATTCCCGCCGACGGCCGCGTGCGCGTTACCGACGACGCCGGCAAGGTGGTGTTCGACATGAAGGTGGACGCGGGCGACATCTGGCGCATGTGCCAGACCAAGGACGCGCCGATCCAGGACTGGGTGAAGCTGGCCGTCGGTCGCGCGCGTCTGAGCAAGACCCCCGCGATCTTCTGGCTGGACAAGGACCGCGCGCACGACGCGCAGGTGATCGCCAAGGTCGAGCAGTACCTGAAGGACTACACCATCGACACGCTCGACATCCGCATCCTGCCGCCGGTCGAGGCCATGAAGGTGTCGCTGGAGCGCACGCGCAAGGGCGAGGACACCATCTCGGTGACCGGCAACGTGCTGCGCGACTACCTGACCGACCTGTTCCCGATCATGGAGCTGGGCACCAGCGCCAAGATGCTCTCGATCGTGCCGCTGATGGCCGGGGGCGGCCTGTTCGAGACCGGCGCCGGCGGCTCCGCGCCGAAGCACGTGCAGCAGTTCGTGGAAGAGGACTACCTGCGCTGGGACTCGCTGGGCGAGTTCCTGGCGCTGGCGGCGTCGCTGGAACACCTGGGCCAGCGCTACCTCAACACGCCGGCCAAGGTGCTGGCCAACGCGCTGGACGTGGCCAACGGCCGCATCCTCGACGAGAACCGCTCGCCCGCGCGCAAGGTCGGCGAACTCGACAACCGCGGCAGCCACTTCTACCTGGCCCTGTACTGGGCGCAGGCGCTGGCCGCGCAGGACGAGAACGCCGAACTGAAGGCGACGTTCGCCCCGCTCGCGCAGGCGCTGGCCGACAACGAAGCGACCATCCTCGCCGAGTTGAACGGCGCGCAGGGCAAGGCGATCGACATTGGCGGCTATTACCATCCGGACCTGGCGAAGACCGCCGCCGCGATGCGTCCCAGCGAGACGTTCAACGACGCACTCGCGACGCTGTCGGCCTGA
- a CDS encoding bifunctional acetate--CoA ligase family protein/GNAT family N-acetyltransferase, whose amino-acid sequence MSTYRLDSIFRPRAVAVVGSQSRPRSVGRAVIENLRAGGFEGQIGLVNKHPTPMEGVATVRHLRDLPWTPDLVVIATPAATVPQLAAEAAEKGAGAVVVLTAAMGSGPGSPAGQLEALTREKGLRVLGPNCLGVIAPHARLNASLASRFPKAGDLALISQSGAISGGLVEWSMSQPVGFSAVVSLGDALDVDFADLLDYFATDHRTRAILLYVEAIRDARKFMSAARAAARTKPVVVVKSGHSGRAQVTPAGSTHTQNLARPNAVYGAAFRRAGLLRVRSLHELFAAARTLGQVRPFRGRRLAILTNGGGVGALSVDHLYEQGGTLATLSDATRDALDRILPVGWSRTNPVDLLTDIDADRYAATIEALIADPENDALLAVNVPTVLSSSSEAAHAVTRVLSQRPAQGPHKPVFTVWLGNDPQAEALLDAAQIPRYPNESDAVAGFMHLVRHREVQAALMETPPSLPEDFSPDVGAARALVDTALDAGQAWLDPLATTQLLAAYGIPMAPVWRATDAEDAARIAAPLLAEGVTVAVKILSPDIPHKSDVDGVRLNLPHANAVREAAAGILQRARERRPDARIEGVMVQPTVLRPKARELIAGIADDPVFGPVIAFGRGGTAVEVINDQAVALPPLDLRLAHELIARTRVSRVLKAYRDVPAADERAVALVLVKLAQLAADIPEIHQLDINPLLADRDGVVAVDARIAVARGRALHKGRGHPRFAIFPYPTEWERTIPLADGRAALVRPVRPEDDAMFRAFFTHVTDEDLRLRFFQSVRHFSHEFIARLTQLDYARSIALVAIHPDTHEMLGAVRLHADANYEKGEYGILVRSDLKGHGIGWKLMQIMIEYAQWQGLKLIEGQVLRENRTMLAMCESLGFRVKLDPEDPTLMLVSLPVPA is encoded by the coding sequence ATGAGCACCTACCGCCTCGATTCGATCTTCCGACCGCGCGCCGTGGCGGTGGTGGGCAGCCAGTCGCGGCCGCGCTCGGTGGGCCGTGCGGTGATCGAGAACCTGCGCGCCGGTGGCTTCGAGGGCCAGATCGGGCTGGTGAACAAGCATCCGACGCCGATGGAGGGCGTGGCGACGGTGCGACATCTGCGCGACCTGCCGTGGACGCCGGACCTGGTAGTGATTGCCACGCCGGCGGCAACGGTGCCGCAACTGGCAGCCGAGGCGGCGGAGAAAGGTGCCGGTGCGGTGGTGGTGCTGACCGCGGCGATGGGCAGCGGACCCGGCTCGCCCGCCGGGCAGCTCGAAGCGCTCACGCGCGAGAAAGGCTTGCGCGTGCTCGGCCCGAACTGCCTGGGCGTGATCGCGCCGCACGCGCGCCTCAACGCCAGTCTGGCCAGCCGCTTCCCGAAGGCCGGCGACCTCGCGCTGATTTCGCAATCGGGTGCGATCTCCGGTGGGCTGGTCGAGTGGAGCATGAGCCAGCCGGTCGGCTTCTCCGCCGTGGTGTCGCTGGGCGATGCGCTGGACGTGGACTTCGCCGACCTGCTGGACTACTTCGCCACCGATCACCGTACCCGCGCGATCCTGCTGTACGTGGAAGCGATCCGCGACGCGCGCAAGTTCATGTCGGCCGCGCGCGCCGCCGCGCGTACCAAACCGGTCGTCGTGGTGAAGTCCGGGCACAGCGGCCGCGCCCAGGTCACGCCCGCCGGCAGCACGCATACGCAGAACCTGGCACGCCCGAATGCGGTGTACGGCGCCGCGTTCCGCCGTGCCGGCCTGCTGCGCGTGCGCTCGCTGCACGAACTGTTCGCCGCCGCGCGCACGCTGGGGCAGGTGCGTCCGTTCCGCGGCCGCCGGCTGGCGATCCTGACCAACGGCGGCGGCGTGGGCGCGCTGTCGGTCGATCATCTGTACGAACAGGGCGGCACGCTGGCCACGCTGTCCGATGCCACGCGCGATGCGCTCGACCGCATCCTGCCCGTCGGCTGGTCGCGCACCAATCCGGTCGACCTGCTGACCGACATCGATGCCGACCGCTACGCCGCCACGATCGAGGCGCTGATCGCCGACCCGGAAAACGATGCGCTGCTCGCGGTCAACGTGCCGACCGTGCTGTCGTCATCGTCTGAGGCCGCGCATGCGGTCACCCGCGTGCTGTCGCAGCGTCCGGCACAGGGCCCGCACAAACCGGTGTTCACCGTCTGGCTGGGCAACGACCCGCAGGCCGAAGCGCTGCTCGATGCCGCGCAGATCCCGCGCTATCCGAACGAGTCGGATGCCGTGGCCGGCTTCATGCACCTGGTGCGCCACCGCGAGGTGCAGGCGGCATTGATGGAAACGCCGCCCAGCCTGCCGGAGGATTTCAGCCCCGATGTCGGCGCTGCTCGCGCGCTCGTCGATACCGCACTGGATGCCGGCCAGGCCTGGCTGGATCCGCTCGCGACCACGCAGCTGCTCGCCGCCTACGGCATCCCGATGGCGCCCGTCTGGCGCGCGACCGATGCGGAGGACGCGGCCCGTATCGCGGCGCCATTGCTGGCGGAGGGGGTCACCGTGGCGGTGAAGATCCTGTCGCCCGACATTCCGCACAAGTCCGACGTCGACGGCGTGCGCCTCAATCTTCCCCATGCGAATGCCGTGCGCGAAGCGGCGGCCGGCATCCTGCAGCGCGCGCGCGAACGCCGACCGGACGCGCGGATCGAGGGCGTAATGGTGCAGCCCACGGTGCTGCGGCCGAAAGCGCGCGAACTGATCGCCGGCATCGCCGACGATCCGGTGTTCGGGCCGGTCATCGCCTTCGGTCGTGGCGGCACAGCGGTGGAAGTGATCAACGACCAGGCGGTCGCCTTGCCGCCGCTGGACCTGCGCCTGGCGCACGAACTGATCGCACGCACCCGCGTGTCGCGCGTGCTGAAGGCCTACCGCGACGTGCCGGCCGCCGACGAGCGCGCCGTCGCCCTGGTGCTGGTGAAACTGGCGCAGCTGGCCGCCGACATCCCCGAGATCCACCAGCTCGACATCAACCCGCTGCTGGCCGACCGCGACGGCGTGGTCGCCGTGGACGCACGCATCGCGGTGGCGCGCGGCCGTGCGCTGCACAAGGGTCGCGGCCATCCGCGCTTCGCGATCTTCCCGTATCCGACCGAATGGGAACGCACGATCCCGCTCGCCGATGGCCGGGCTGCGCTGGTACGGCCGGTGCGGCCGGAAGACGATGCGATGTTCCGCGCCTTCTTCACCCACGTCACCGATGAAGACCTGCGTCTGCGGTTCTTCCAGTCGGTGCGCCACTTCAGCCATGAATTCATCGCCCGCCTGACCCAGCTGGACTACGCCCGCTCGATCGCGCTGGTGGCGATCCATCCCGACACGCACGAGATGCTCGGCGCGGTGCGCCTGCACGCCGACGCCAACTACGAGAAGGGGGAGTACGGCATCCTCGTGCGCTCGGACCTCAAGGGCCACGGCATCGGCTGGAAGCTGATGCAGATCATGATCGAGTACGCGCAGTGGCAGGGCCTGAAGCTCATCGAAGGCCAGGTGCTGCGCGAGAACCGCACCATGCTGGCCATGTGCGAAAGCCTGGGCTTTCGCGTGAAGCTGGACCCGGAGGATCCCACGCTGATGCTTGTCAGCCTGCCGGTGCCGGCATGA
- the aceK gene encoding bifunctional isocitrate dehydrogenase kinase/phosphatase, with translation MVHDDAIARLIHDAFADYHARFAAITRRAKIRFETMDWAGARADAVERIELYDQCIAECALRLQSTLLGRAHERTPWIAARAAFERMVAGQIDRELYKTFYNTLSRRFFRTRGVDPSLEFVALDVEPTDAITHPVARHSYAVSEQRPTDTFARVLGDYGFDVPYAHRTRCAAAIAVRLQDDLAHWGAHPVRGIELLDTVFYRERRAYLVGRVYGEHRFSPCVIALVNDGGQLKAEAVLTHRGDVAHLFGTSRSYFHADLATVGDAVVFLRSLLPGKPIDEIYTVLGRAKQGKTERYRTFFHHFAAHPDERLVHAEGTPGMVMAVFTLPSYPLVFKVIRDRFAYPKAMSRQDVEDKYDLVFHLDRVGRLLDTQAFRFLRFPRARFAPELLHELRESCGQSLSEDGEDLVIHLCYVQRRLRPLNLYLREQKADAARTAALDYGQAIKDMARNNIFPGDMLLKNFGVSRHGRVVFYDYDELRLVTDCRFRDWPQATTYEEQMADGPWFHVDAGDVFPERFPQFLGLPEAQAKALKAAHGELFRPAWWRDLQSHLAAGDYPDTAPYPDALKLA, from the coding sequence ATGGTCCACGACGATGCCATCGCCCGCCTGATCCACGACGCGTTCGCGGACTACCACGCGCGGTTCGCGGCGATCACCCGGCGCGCGAAAATCCGGTTCGAGACGATGGACTGGGCCGGCGCGCGCGCCGATGCGGTCGAACGCATCGAACTGTACGACCAGTGCATTGCCGAGTGTGCGTTGCGGCTGCAGTCCACGCTGCTGGGACGCGCGCACGAGCGCACGCCCTGGATCGCGGCGCGCGCCGCTTTCGAGCGGATGGTCGCCGGCCAGATCGACCGCGAGCTCTACAAGACCTTCTACAACACGCTGAGCCGGCGGTTCTTCCGCACGCGCGGCGTCGATCCGTCGCTGGAGTTCGTGGCGCTGGACGTGGAGCCGACCGACGCCATCACCCATCCGGTCGCGCGCCACAGTTATGCCGTGTCCGAACAACGGCCGACCGATACGTTCGCGCGCGTGCTCGGCGACTACGGGTTCGACGTGCCCTACGCCCACCGCACGCGCTGCGCTGCGGCGATTGCCGTGCGCCTGCAGGACGACCTGGCGCACTGGGGCGCCCATCCCGTGCGTGGCATCGAGCTGCTGGACACCGTGTTCTACCGCGAACGGCGCGCCTACCTGGTCGGTCGCGTCTACGGCGAACACCGCTTCTCGCCCTGTGTCATTGCGCTGGTCAACGACGGCGGGCAGCTGAAGGCCGAGGCCGTGCTGACCCATCGCGGCGACGTGGCGCACCTGTTCGGCACGTCGCGCAGCTACTTCCATGCCGACCTGGCAACGGTCGGCGATGCGGTGGTGTTCCTGCGTTCGCTGCTGCCGGGCAAGCCGATCGACGAGATCTACACCGTGCTCGGCCGCGCCAAGCAGGGCAAGACCGAGCGCTACCGCACCTTCTTCCACCACTTCGCCGCGCACCCGGACGAGCGCCTGGTGCATGCCGAAGGCACGCCCGGCATGGTGATGGCCGTGTTCACGCTGCCCAGCTATCCGCTGGTATTCAAGGTGATCCGCGACCGCTTCGCCTATCCCAAGGCGATGAGCCGGCAGGACGTGGAGGACAAGTACGACCTGGTGTTCCACCTCGACCGCGTGGGCCGGCTGCTGGACACGCAGGCGTTCCGCTTCCTGCGCTTCCCGCGCGCGCGCTTCGCGCCGGAACTCCTGCATGAGCTGCGCGAAAGCTGCGGCCAGAGCCTCAGCGAGGACGGCGAGGACCTGGTCATCCACCTGTGCTACGTGCAGCGCCGGCTGCGGCCGCTGAACCTGTACCTGCGCGAGCAGAAGGCCGACGCCGCCCGCACCGCCGCGCTCGACTACGGCCAGGCCATCAAGGACATGGCGCGCAACAACATCTTTCCCGGCGACATGCTGCTGAAGAACTTCGGCGTATCGCGGCATGGGCGCGTGGTGTTCTACGACTACGACGAACTGCGGCTGGTGACCGACTGCCGCTTCCGCGACTGGCCGCAGGCGACGACGTACGAGGAACAGATGGCGGATGGCCCGTGGTTCCACGTCGATGCCGGCGATGTCTTTCCCGAGCGCTTTCCGCAATTCCTCGGCCTGCCGGAGGCGCAGGCGAAGGCGTTGAAGGCCGCGCATGGCGAACTGTTCCGTCCGGCGTGGTGGCGCGACCTCCAGTCGCATCTCGCCGCCGGCGATTATCCGGATACTGCGCCGTACCCGGACGCCTTGAAGCTGGCGTGA
- a CDS encoding class I SAM-dependent methyltransferase → MAAFAAATPSFAASPAKPAGTAHALTAADAAALDAALKGDWRDPKNAARDMYRHPKETLSFFGVTPTQTVVEITPGGGWYSEVLAPYLKNGGQYVAAVVDPASASEKSRGYYQRGLDGLQKKFADAPAQFDKASVVKYNPTKPEFGAANSADVVLTFRNVHNWRSAGQAEGMFKGFFTALKPGGVLGVVEHRANQDVPADDKSGYISEAQVIALAEAAGFRLDAKSEVNANPKDTKDHPNGVWTLPPSNNHPEADRAKYQAIGESDRMTLRFVKPR, encoded by the coding sequence ATGGCTGCATTCGCTGCCGCCACGCCTTCGTTCGCCGCCTCGCCTGCCAAACCGGCCGGCACCGCTCACGCACTGACCGCGGCGGACGCCGCCGCACTCGATGCCGCCCTGAAAGGCGACTGGCGCGATCCGAAGAACGCAGCGCGCGATATGTACCGCCATCCGAAGGAGACCCTGTCGTTTTTCGGTGTGACGCCCACGCAGACGGTGGTCGAGATCACCCCCGGCGGTGGCTGGTATTCCGAAGTGCTCGCGCCCTATCTGAAGAACGGCGGCCAGTACGTGGCCGCGGTGGTGGATCCGGCGTCCGCGTCGGAGAAGAGCCGCGGCTACTACCAGCGCGGACTGGATGGTCTGCAGAAGAAGTTCGCCGACGCTCCCGCACAGTTCGACAAGGCCTCCGTGGTGAAGTACAACCCGACGAAGCCGGAGTTCGGTGCAGCCAACTCCGCCGACGTCGTGCTGACCTTCCGCAACGTGCACAACTGGCGCAGCGCCGGCCAGGCCGAGGGCATGTTCAAGGGCTTCTTCACCGCCCTCAAGCCGGGCGGCGTACTGGGCGTGGTGGAACACCGCGCGAACCAGGATGTGCCGGCCGACGACAAGAGCGGCTACATCAGCGAGGCGCAGGTGATCGCGCTGGCGGAAGCCGCCGGTTTCCGCCTCGACGCCAAGAGCGAGGTCAACGCCAATCCGAAGGACACCAAGGACCATCCGAACGGCGTGTGGACGCTGCCGCCATCCAACAACCATCCGGAAGCCGACCGCGCGAAGTACCAGGCCATCGGTGAGAGCGACCGCATGACGCTGCGGTTCGTGAAGCCGCGTTGA
- a CDS encoding gamma-glutamylcyclotransferase family protein yields MDDTRDILLFSYGTLQLESVQLSSFGRRLDGEPDAMTGYARTMVEITDPAVLAASGERFHPIVSPSGNPADDVAGTVFRISADELAAADRYEVADYRRVQVRLKSGRDAWAYVKA; encoded by the coding sequence ATGGACGACACCCGCGACATCCTGCTGTTCTCCTACGGCACCTTGCAGCTGGAGAGTGTGCAGCTGTCCTCGTTCGGCCGTCGCCTCGACGGCGAGCCGGATGCGATGACGGGCTATGCGCGGACGATGGTGGAGATCACCGATCCGGCCGTGCTGGCAGCAAGCGGCGAGCGCTTCCATCCCATCGTCAGCCCCAGCGGGAATCCGGCCGATGACGTCGCCGGCACGGTCTTCCGCATCAGCGCCGATGAACTCGCCGCCGCCGATCGTTACGAGGTCGCGGATTACCGGCGCGTGCAGGTGCGCCTGAAGTCCGGCCGTGATGCCTGGGCCTACGTGAAGGCGTGA
- a CDS encoding NADP-dependent oxidoreductase has product MADHEADRNTRIVLAARPRGEPIADDFRLEHAPLPEPAEGQVLLRNHYLSLDPYMRGRMNAGRSYAKPVEIGEVMDGGTVSEVIASRHPDLHVGDMVLAHGGWQTHAVADGKLLKRKLDAKVAPLTTALGVYGMPGFTAYVGLHEIGKPQPGETVVVAAASGPVGATVGQIAKLQGARAVGIAGGEAKRVYLRDELGFDVALDHRAPDFADQLRAACPDGIDVYFENVGGAVFDAVLPLLNDFARIPVCGLVAHYNDTALPAGPDRMPMLMSHILTRHLTVRGFIQHDFIALYPQFLREMGGWLTEGKIRYREDIVEGLENAPRALIGLLRGENFGKVVVKL; this is encoded by the coding sequence ATGGCCGACCACGAGGCTGACCGCAACACCCGCATCGTGCTGGCCGCGCGCCCGCGGGGCGAGCCGATCGCGGACGACTTCCGCCTCGAACACGCGCCCCTGCCCGAGCCTGCAGAAGGTCAGGTGCTGCTGCGCAACCACTACCTGTCGCTGGACCCCTACATGCGCGGGCGGATGAATGCCGGGCGCTCGTACGCCAAGCCGGTCGAGATCGGCGAGGTGATGGACGGCGGCACGGTATCGGAGGTCATCGCCTCGCGGCATCCCGATCTGCATGTCGGCGACATGGTGCTGGCGCACGGGGGTTGGCAAACGCACGCAGTGGCCGACGGCAAGCTGCTGAAGCGAAAGCTGGACGCTAAGGTCGCGCCACTGACCACCGCGCTGGGTGTCTACGGCATGCCGGGCTTCACCGCGTACGTCGGCCTGCACGAAATCGGCAAGCCGCAGCCCGGCGAGACCGTTGTGGTCGCCGCTGCCAGCGGCCCGGTCGGCGCCACCGTCGGCCAGATCGCGAAGCTGCAGGGCGCGCGTGCGGTGGGCATCGCCGGAGGCGAGGCCAAGCGCGTCTACCTGCGCGACGAACTCGGCTTCGACGTCGCGCTCGACCATCGCGCGCCCGACTTCGCCGACCAGCTGCGCGCCGCGTGTCCGGACGGCATCGATGTGTACTTCGAGAACGTCGGCGGTGCGGTGTTCGACGCCGTCCTGCCACTGCTCAACGATTTCGCCCGCATCCCGGTCTGCGGACTGGTCGCGCATTACAACGACACCGCGCTGCCGGCCGGGCCCGACCGCATGCCGATGCTGATGAGCCACATCCTCACCCGCCACCTGACCGTGCGCGGCTTCATCCAGCACGACTTCATCGCGCTGTACCCGCAGTTCCTGCGCGAGATGGGTGGCTGGCTCACCGAAGGAAAGATCCGCTACCGCGAGGACATCGTGGAGGGCCTGGAAAACGCACCGCGTGCGCTGATCGGCCTGCTGCGTGGCGAGAATTTCGGCAAGGTGGTGGTGAAGCTGTAG
- a CDS encoding LysR substrate-binding domain-containing protein, protein MSRLPLDQVEAFVTAARLRNLTRAAEAMHLTVSALSHRMRLLEQRLGHKLLARGPRGVELTPDGQRLFDAISGPLDTIDHALRRATLRNDHTVTLSLIPSMATAWLVPRLPAFLAAHPELGLNLQSSTHVVDFEREPVDLALRLGNGRWPTVHAEFLFHEWITPVASPALARKHGKPAPDQMAKLPLLGDPANRWKDWFEHFGGQPPTRYVAQFDDTETLHQAAAQGVGVALARWTLAEPLVKAGRLVTLTKKRLQADFAHYLVYPERSLAHPGFRKVRGWLLEQAGIAVER, encoded by the coding sequence ATGAGCAGGCTGCCCCTGGACCAGGTGGAGGCCTTCGTCACCGCCGCCCGCCTGCGCAACCTGACCCGCGCGGCGGAAGCCATGCACCTGACCGTCAGCGCGCTGAGCCATCGCATGCGGCTGCTGGAACAGCGGCTGGGCCACAAGCTGCTGGCACGTGGGCCACGCGGCGTGGAGCTGACGCCGGACGGTCAACGGCTGTTCGATGCGATCTCCGGCCCGCTCGACACCATCGACCATGCCCTGCGTCGCGCGACGCTGCGCAACGACCACACCGTCACGCTCAGCCTGATCCCGTCGATGGCCACCGCGTGGCTGGTGCCACGCCTGCCCGCCTTCCTCGCCGCGCATCCGGAACTCGGGCTCAACCTGCAGTCGAGCACGCACGTGGTCGATTTCGAGCGCGAACCCGTCGACCTTGCGCTTCGCCTCGGCAACGGCCGCTGGCCGACCGTGCACGCCGAGTTCCTGTTCCACGAATGGATCACGCCGGTGGCCAGCCCGGCGCTGGCCAGGAAGCACGGCAAGCCGGCGCCTGACCAGATGGCGAAGCTGCCGCTGCTCGGCGATCCGGCCAACCGCTGGAAGGACTGGTTCGAGCATTTCGGCGGGCAGCCGCCCACGCGCTACGTGGCGCAGTTCGACGACACCGAGACGTTGCACCAGGCCGCGGCGCAAGGGGTCGGCGTGGCGCTGGCGCGCTGGACATTGGCCGAGCCGCTGGTGAAGGCGGGCCGGCTGGTGACGCTGACGAAGAAGCGGCTGCAGGCGGACTTCGCGCATTACCTGGTCTATCCGGAGCGCAGCCTGGCGCATCCGGGCTTCCGCAAGGTGCGCGGCTGGCTGCTGGAGCAGGCGGGCATTGCGGTGGAGCGATGA
- a CDS encoding anti-sigma factor: protein MREAPADDELHAYVDGRLDPARRAAVAAWLEAHPEQAAQVEGWKRDAERLRALAANPERWPANATLAPAQVRRGLQARRRRRLGIAASWVFAFVIGGGAGWQLRELRPAPSALPMADAVAAYRQFAEADAPPMEFDTARADDLQRWLRRHFGEAGRVPDLSQAGYRLMGGRLLSTEQGAAAMLVYQDGSGARVGFYLRPRGRLARDGQRRDGDLLAQYWSHRDTSFALVSDAADAAARALPRLLENG from the coding sequence CTGCGCGAAGCACCTGCGGACGACGAACTGCACGCCTATGTCGACGGCCGGCTCGATCCCGCGCGCCGCGCCGCGGTTGCCGCGTGGCTGGAGGCGCATCCCGAACAGGCGGCCCAGGTGGAAGGCTGGAAGCGCGATGCCGAACGCCTGCGTGCGCTGGCCGCGAATCCCGAGCGCTGGCCGGCGAACGCGACGCTGGCGCCAGCACAGGTCCGGCGCGGCCTGCAGGCGCGCCGGCGCCGGCGTCTGGGCATCGCCGCCTCCTGGGTGTTCGCCTTCGTGATCGGCGGCGGTGCCGGCTGGCAGCTGCGCGAGCTGCGCCCCGCGCCGTCGGCGCTGCCGATGGCGGATGCCGTGGCCGCCTACCGCCAGTTCGCCGAGGCCGATGCGCCGCCGATGGAATTCGATACGGCCCGCGCGGACGACCTGCAACGCTGGCTGCGGCGCCACTTCGGCGAGGCAGGACGGGTGCCCGATCTCAGCCAGGCAGGTTACCGGTTGATGGGCGGCCGCCTGCTGTCCACCGAACAGGGCGCCGCCGCCATGCTGGTCTACCAGGACGGGTCGGGTGCTCGGGTGGGGTTCTACCTGCGGCCGCGTGGCCGTCTGGCGCGCGACGGGCAACGCCGCGATGGCGATCTGCTGGCGCAGTACTGGTCGCATCGCGACACCAGCTTCGCCCTGGTCAGCGACGCCGCCGACGCTGCGGCGCGCGCGCTGCCGCGCCTGCTGGAAAACGGGTGA